In Bacillus sp. Cs-700, one genomic interval encodes:
- a CDS encoding stage V sporulation protein AE, whose product MKKRRVIFVTDGDLYAQKAIEKVASDIGGRCISQSAGNPTPLAGYEIIALIKEAPHDPVFVMFDDSGFPGEGYGELAMQSVAEDESIELLGAIAVASRTHFSEWTRVDVSIDRDGELTHYGVDKNGFADMEAGRIDGDTVSILDKLNLPIIIGVGDIGKMSGYDDPEVGSPITLKAVQILLERSGFYDH is encoded by the coding sequence ATGAAAAAGCGGCGGGTGATCTTCGTCACTGACGGAGACCTTTATGCGCAAAAAGCAATAGAAAAAGTAGCTTCAGATATTGGAGGAAGATGCATTAGTCAATCTGCAGGAAATCCTACCCCGCTTGCTGGTTACGAAATTATCGCTCTTATTAAAGAAGCTCCTCATGATCCAGTTTTTGTTATGTTCGATGATAGTGGATTTCCAGGTGAAGGATATGGGGAACTTGCTATGCAATCTGTTGCTGAAGATGAAAGCATTGAACTACTTGGAGCTATTGCAGTCGCATCCAGAACTCATTTTTCAGAATGGACGAGGGTGGATGTCTCCATTGATCGTGACGGAGAATTGACACATTATGGAGTGGACAAAAATGGATTTGCAGATATGGAGGCGGGAAGAATAGATGGCGACACGGTGTCAATCTTAGATAAATTAAACCTTCCCATTATTATAGGTGTCGGTGATATAGGTAAAATGTCAGGTTATGATGATCCGGAAGTTGGTTCGCCTATAACATTGAAAGCCGTTCAAATTCTGCTAGAAAGGAGCGGTTTTTATGACCACTAA
- the spoVAE gene encoding stage V sporulation protein AE — MEYFIAFAVGGGICVIGQLLLDIFRLTPAHVMSSFVVTGAVLDGFGIYDRLIEFAGAGATVPITSFGHSLLHGAMQQGEEHGFIGIAMGIFQLTSAGISSAIVFGFIVAILFKPKG; from the coding sequence GTGGAATATTTTATCGCTTTTGCAGTCGGTGGTGGTATCTGTGTCATCGGTCAATTATTACTTGATATTTTCAGATTAACTCCAGCTCACGTCATGTCTTCTTTTGTTGTAACAGGAGCAGTGCTTGATGGATTTGGGATTTATGATCGCCTTATTGAATTTGCTGGAGCTGGTGCGACTGTACCTATTACTAGCTTTGGTCATTCACTTCTCCACGGCGCTATGCAACAAGGGGAAGAACACGGTTTCATTGGTATTGCAATGGGAATATTTCAATTAACCTCCGCAGGTATTTCTTCTGCAATTGTTTTTGGATTTATTGTAGCCATTTTATTTAAACCAAAGGGGTGA
- the spoVAD gene encoding stage V sporulation protein AD: MKSGKQTWEFSTVFLQSVGTAVGPKEAEGPFGDSFDVTYSNLHCDQDNWELAERKLLEDAVESCLSKKELTHNDVDIFVAGDLLNQIVSATYTARTNQIPFLGVFGACSTSMESLAIASSLVEGRFANKAIAGVSSHNATAERQFRYPTEYGGQKPGTATSTVTGAGAALISQEPSDIRISAATIGRVVDWGIKDPFDMGSAMAPAAADTLATHFTDLNIEPSAYDLIVTGDLSAVGAPIVRDLLSEKGFDITNNHNDCGLMIYRPDQKEVFAGGSGCACSAVVTYGHLIDLLKKGNYNKILVTATGCLHSPVMVQQKESMPAIAHAVVFERVGGVK, from the coding sequence ATGAAGTCAGGAAAACAAACTTGGGAGTTCTCTACTGTTTTTTTGCAGTCTGTAGGGACAGCGGTTGGTCCTAAAGAAGCTGAGGGGCCGTTTGGAGATTCGTTTGATGTCACCTATAGTAACCTTCATTGTGACCAGGATAATTGGGAACTCGCAGAAAGAAAGTTACTAGAGGATGCGGTAGAAAGTTGTTTATCAAAAAAGGAATTAACCCACAATGATGTTGACATTTTTGTGGCAGGTGATTTATTGAATCAAATTGTTAGTGCCACTTATACAGCTAGAACAAATCAAATTCCTTTTCTTGGCGTTTTTGGAGCATGTTCTACCTCGATGGAATCTCTAGCAATTGCTTCATCGTTAGTAGAAGGTCGATTTGCTAATAAAGCTATTGCGGGAGTAAGTAGCCATAATGCCACAGCAGAAAGGCAATTTCGATACCCAACAGAATATGGTGGTCAAAAACCTGGAACGGCTACCTCGACTGTTACAGGTGCAGGTGCCGCATTAATTAGTCAAGAACCATCGGACATAAGAATTTCCGCAGCAACAATTGGTCGAGTGGTGGATTGGGGAATAAAGGATCCATTTGATATGGGGAGTGCAATGGCGCCAGCTGCAGCAGATACACTCGCGACTCACTTTACGGATTTAAATATTGAACCTTCAGCGTATGATCTTATCGTTACCGGTGACTTATCAGCTGTAGGAGCTCCAATTGTAAGAGACTTATTAAGTGAAAAAGGATTTGACATTACTAACAATCATAATGATTGTGGGTTGATGATTTACAGACCAGATCAAAAAGAAGTATTTGCTGGTGGAAGTGGTTGTGCTTGTTCTGCCGTCGTCACATATGGTCACCTTATTGACCTTCTAAAAAAGGGGAATTATAACAAAATTCTTGTTACAGCAACAGGATGTTTGCATAGTCCCGTAATGGTTCAGCAAAAAGAATCAATGCCTGCTATTGCTCACGCGGTCGTATTTGAACGAGTTGGAGGTGTGAAATAG
- the spoVAC gene encoding stage V sporulation protein AC — protein sequence MANSLNDQEQYTKNIKTYQPKPPYLLNVVKAFVVGGFICMFGQGVQNFYMNVFNFSEKNAGNPTVATLILIAALLTAFGWYDKIGQFAGAGSAVPVTGFANSITSAALEHKSEGIVLGIATNMFKLAGSVIVFGVVAAYIVGILRMLFKALI from the coding sequence ATGGCAAATTCTTTGAACGACCAGGAACAATATACAAAAAATATTAAAACTTATCAGCCAAAACCGCCTTATTTATTAAATGTGGTGAAAGCATTTGTTGTAGGAGGATTTATTTGTATGTTCGGCCAGGGCGTACAGAATTTTTATATGAACGTCTTTAACTTTTCAGAAAAAAATGCAGGAAATCCAACGGTTGCCACACTAATCCTTATCGCTGCGCTTTTAACTGCTTTTGGTTGGTATGACAAAATTGGTCAATTTGCAGGTGCAGGTTCTGCGGTACCAGTAACAGGTTTTGCAAATTCAATTACAAGCGCAGCTCTTGAACATAAAAGTGAGGGCATTGTACTTGGAATTGCAACGAACATGTTCAAACTTGCTGGTTCGGTCATCGTGTTTGGTGTTGTTGCAGCATACATTGTCGGCATACTCAGAATGCTCTTTAAAGCGCTGATATAA
- a CDS encoding stage V sporulation protein AB, protein MNAQFLLVMLIGFAEGIAVGAGFVAFLSVLGIIPRLTQLSKTLHLIRFYEWGIIIGAIVSSWLSLRNPTLNLPKFVVIPIGLGAGVFIGMLAAALTEVLNVLPILTKRIGFIDKILILLMAIVLGKVFGSLFHWTIFVNGGLK, encoded by the coding sequence ATGAATGCTCAGTTTTTACTCGTTATGCTTATTGGTTTTGCGGAAGGAATTGCTGTAGGCGCTGGCTTCGTTGCTTTCCTTTCGGTTCTTGGTATTATTCCCCGTCTTACACAGCTATCAAAGACTTTACATCTTATTCGCTTTTACGAATGGGGAATTATTATTGGGGCTATTGTATCAAGCTGGTTATCTTTACGAAACCCAACTTTAAACCTCCCTAAATTTGTAGTTATCCCGATTGGACTTGGAGCGGGAGTGTTTATTGGTATGTTAGCGGCTGCCTTAACGGAAGTTTTAAACGTTCTTCCTATACTAACGAAACGAATTGGATTTATCGATAAGATCTTGATTTTACTCATGGCTATTGTGTTAGGGAAGGTTTTCGGATCATTGTTTCATTGGACAATCTTTGTAAATGGAGGTTTAAAATAA
- a CDS encoding stage V sporulation protein AA, with protein sequence MESEMIYLRLRQKKKVPPNKELLIGDIAQLIGEDKSCAKVEKIPIYQVTKEDKNLVVIDVMKVITAIQKVMNHIEVQVVGPTQTIVEVQYPKKKLAPVYFVFIWFLLFIGAALAIMNFHEDVSMREVHQQIYKIVTGIDNPKPLLLQVPYSFGLGIGMVLFFNHLFKKRFNEEPSPLEVEMFNYQQDLDQYVIVHENDENGHNKP encoded by the coding sequence ATGGAAAGTGAGATGATCTATCTTCGACTAAGGCAGAAGAAGAAGGTCCCCCCAAATAAAGAACTTTTGATTGGAGATATTGCCCAGTTAATTGGAGAAGACAAGAGTTGTGCCAAAGTAGAAAAAATCCCCATTTATCAGGTAACAAAAGAAGATAAAAATTTGGTTGTTATCGATGTAATGAAAGTGATAACAGCAATCCAAAAAGTGATGAATCATATTGAGGTTCAAGTTGTTGGTCCTACACAAACAATTGTTGAAGTTCAATATCCTAAGAAAAAATTAGCACCTGTTTATTTTGTGTTTATCTGGTTTTTATTATTTATTGGGGCTGCTCTCGCGATCATGAACTTCCACGAAGATGTCAGTATGAGAGAAGTGCATCAACAGATTTATAAAATTGTAACTGGAATTGATAATCCGAAGCCCTTGCTTCTGCAAGTGCCCTATTCATTTGGTCTCGGAATCGGGATGGTTCTCTTCTTTAACCATCTTTTTAAAAAGCGATTTAATGAAGAGCCAAGTCCATTGGAAGTAGAAATGTTTAATTACCAACAAGATCTTGACCAATATGTCATTGTCCATGAAAACGATGAGAATGGTCATAACAAACCATGA
- the sigF gene encoding RNA polymerase sporulation sigma factor SigF — protein MDVEVRKGKQSQLKPDEVKELIKHSQDGDQAARDLIVEKNMRLVWSVVQRFLNRGYEADDLFQIGCIGLLKSVDKFDLSYDVKFSTYAVPMIIGEIQRFIRDDGTVKVSRSLKETGNKVRKAKDELSKTLGRTPTVNEIAERIEVTPEEVVLAQEAVRAPSSIHETVYENDGDPITLLDQIADNTDTAWFDKLALKEALQYLDTRERLIVYLRYYKDQTQSEVAERLGISQVQVSRLEKKILKQIKEQMSK, from the coding sequence ATGGACGTGGAGGTTAGAAAAGGGAAGCAGTCGCAACTAAAGCCTGATGAAGTGAAGGAATTGATCAAACACAGCCAGGATGGGGACCAGGCGGCACGAGATCTTATAGTTGAAAAGAATATGCGTCTCGTTTGGTCAGTTGTACAACGATTTCTAAATAGAGGGTATGAAGCGGATGATCTCTTTCAGATCGGGTGTATCGGTCTGCTAAAATCTGTTGATAAATTTGATTTAAGTTACGATGTTAAATTCTCCACATATGCAGTTCCGATGATTATCGGAGAAATCCAGCGCTTTATACGTGATGATGGGACTGTGAAAGTGAGTCGGTCTCTTAAAGAAACGGGAAATAAAGTACGGAAAGCAAAAGATGAACTATCCAAAACCCTTGGAAGAACGCCAACAGTAAATGAAATTGCAGAACGAATCGAGGTCACACCAGAAGAGGTTGTTCTGGCTCAAGAAGCGGTACGAGCTCCTTCTTCCATACACGAAACTGTTTATGAAAACGATGGAGATCCAATTACTCTTTTAGATCAAATTGCTGATAACACGGACACCGCCTGGTTTGATAAATTAGCTCTAAAGGAAGCACTTCAGTATCTTGATACGAGAGAAAGGTTAATCGTTTATTTAAGGTACTACAAAGATCAAACCCAATCTGAAGTAGCGGAACGCCTTGGCATTTCTCAAGTTCAAGTTTCGAGATTAGAAAAGAAGATTTTAAAACAAATAAAAGAACAGATGAGTAAATAA
- the spoIIAB gene encoding anti-sigma F factor, whose amino-acid sequence MRNRMELEFSALSQNESFARVTVAAFIAQLDPTVDELTEIKTVVSEAVTNAIIHGYEQNGEEKVYISVELNDDTVNLTIRDHGVGILDLEEARQPLYTSKPELERSGMGFTIMENFMDEVKVESASGQGTTIHLMKYLSKNKALCN is encoded by the coding sequence ATGAGGAATCGAATGGAATTAGAATTTTCTGCGCTTAGTCAAAATGAATCTTTCGCTCGTGTAACGGTTGCTGCTTTTATTGCTCAGCTTGATCCTACTGTTGATGAATTAACAGAGATCAAAACCGTTGTTTCAGAGGCTGTTACGAATGCCATTATTCATGGATATGAGCAAAACGGAGAAGAAAAGGTTTATATTTCTGTGGAGTTAAATGACGATACGGTTAATTTAACGATTCGTGATCATGGTGTTGGTATTTTAGACCTTGAGGAGGCAAGACAGCCACTATACACCTCAAAGCCTGAATTAGAAAGATCTGGTATGGGATTCACGATTATGGAAAATTTTATGGATGAGGTTAAAGTCGAATCGGCTAGTGGACAGGGAACAACGATTCACTTAATGAAGTACCTATCAAAAAATAAAGCGTTATGTAATTAA
- the spoIIAA gene encoding anti-sigma F factor antagonist yields MSLSINLEVRHPVLLIRLDGELDHHTSEELRDRVDTIIEERKIEHIVLSLEGLSFMDSSGLGVVLGRYNKVKSFGGEMVVCSISPPVKRLFEMSGLFKIVRLEADEQHALATLGVA; encoded by the coding sequence GTGAGTCTTTCGATCAATCTTGAGGTGAGACATCCCGTTCTTTTGATTCGACTTGATGGAGAGTTGGATCATCATACGTCAGAAGAACTAAGAGACAGGGTAGATACGATTATTGAAGAACGTAAGATTGAGCATATTGTACTTAGTCTCGAAGGACTATCTTTTATGGATAGTTCTGGTCTTGGTGTCGTTCTAGGCCGTTACAATAAAGTGAAAAGTTTTGGTGGAGAAATGGTTGTCTGCTCGATTTCCCCCCCTGTTAAGCGGTTGTTTGAAATGTCTGGACTCTTTAAAATCGTGAGACTAGAAGCTGACGAACAGCATGCTCTCGCAACTTTGGGGGTGGCATAA
- a CDS encoding D-alanyl-D-alanine carboxypeptidase family protein yields MKVVATALAFLLGGTLLVPSFTHAEEAKLKIAENSSSAILIERDTGEVLFEKDSDKKLPPASMTKIMTMILIMEAIESGKISLDQKVRASEYAASMGGSQIFLEAGEEMTVNDMLKGIAIASGNDASVAMAEAIAGSEEEFVKLMNDKAESMGLSHTHFVNPTGLPAEDHYSTANDMALMAKELLKYELITTYTGLYEDYLRQDTDKKFWLVNTNKLVKFYPGVDGLKTGFTSEAKYCLTATAKRDDMRVVAVVMGAPSPKVRNAEITKLFDYAFSQYKTQKLFDRNNVVTEVKVNKGDKSSMSVVTSERVSVLLRKGQENGDITTSIKIKKDIETPVKQGDEVGELSVKIDGNVTATSPVVSAENINKASWWQLMKRTAAQFAKAPTQTVK; encoded by the coding sequence ATGAAAGTTGTTGCAACAGCGCTCGCCTTCTTGCTGGGAGGAACCCTACTTGTTCCTTCTTTTACCCATGCAGAAGAAGCAAAGCTAAAAATCGCAGAGAATTCTTCTTCTGCAATTCTGATTGAGCGAGATACAGGTGAAGTATTGTTTGAAAAAGATAGTGATAAAAAGCTTCCTCCTGCGAGTATGACAAAAATCATGACGATGATCTTAATTATGGAAGCGATAGAAAGTGGCAAAATAAGCCTTGATCAGAAGGTAAGAGCAAGTGAATATGCTGCATCAATGGGTGGTTCGCAGATTTTCCTTGAAGCAGGAGAGGAAATGACTGTTAACGATATGCTGAAAGGCATTGCAATCGCTTCTGGTAATGATGCTTCTGTTGCGATGGCAGAAGCGATCGCTGGTTCGGAAGAAGAATTTGTAAAGTTAATGAATGACAAAGCGGAATCAATGGGTCTTAGTCATACCCATTTTGTTAATCCGACTGGTTTGCCTGCGGAAGATCATTACTCAACAGCAAATGATATGGCATTAATGGCAAAAGAGCTTCTTAAATATGAACTGATTACAACATATACTGGCTTGTATGAAGACTATTTAAGGCAGGATACAGATAAAAAATTTTGGCTTGTTAACACAAATAAACTTGTTAAATTTTATCCTGGTGTTGATGGTTTAAAGACTGGATTTACAAGTGAAGCAAAATATTGTCTTACTGCTACAGCAAAGCGAGATGATATGCGAGTTGTTGCGGTCGTCATGGGTGCTCCTTCTCCAAAAGTACGTAATGCTGAGATTACAAAACTGTTTGATTATGCGTTTTCTCAATACAAAACCCAAAAACTATTCGATCGTAACAACGTTGTCACAGAAGTGAAAGTAAATAAAGGAGATAAGTCTTCTATGTCTGTTGTCACTTCTGAGCGTGTCTCTGTTTTACTTAGAAAAGGCCAGGAAAACGGTGATATAACAACGAGTATTAAAATCAAAAAGGATATTGAAACGCCTGTAAAGCAAGGGGATGAGGTAGGTGAGCTGTCAGTGAAAATTGACGGGAATGTGACGGCAACCTCCCCCGTTGTATCTGCGGAAAATATAAACAAAGCTTCCTGGTGGCAGCTGATGAAACGGACGGCGGCGCAGTTCGCCAAAGCACCTACCCAAACTGTCAAGTGA
- a CDS encoding pyrimidine-nucleoside phosphorylase, translated as MRMVDVIQKKRNGKELTKEEINFFIEGYTKGDIPDYQASALMMAIYFNGMKSNETALLTQAMVESGETIDLSAIKGHKVDKHSTGGVGDKTTFIVGPLVASVGVPVAKMSGRGLGHTGGTLDKLESIKGFHIEMTKEEFVNNVNTHKLSVAGQTGNLAPADKKLYALRDVTATVDSIPLIAGSIMSKKLASGADGIVLDVKTGSGAFMKKLEDSEALAREMVNIGNNLGRNTVAVISDMSQPLGFEVGNANEVREACQVLQGENIEDLRLLSLELASHMTVIAGAFDDFDTAYNTLEENLKNGKAFESFRTLVQAQGGDVSVIDDLSKLPQAKHDIEVTAHQDGYVTEIDAESVGVAAMYLGAGRATKDDQINHGVGITLKKKVGDKVEKGEALVVLHSDEEDVQNSINKINEAYTVSKQPTEKPQLIYKVIN; from the coding sequence ATGAGAATGGTTGATGTTATTCAGAAAAAACGAAATGGAAAAGAATTGACGAAAGAAGAAATCAATTTCTTTATTGAAGGTTATACAAAAGGCGACATCCCTGATTACCAGGCATCTGCTTTAATGATGGCGATTTATTTTAATGGAATGAAATCAAATGAAACAGCATTGCTTACTCAGGCAATGGTGGAGTCCGGAGAAACGATTGATCTGTCTGCTATTAAAGGCCATAAAGTGGACAAGCACTCAACGGGCGGCGTAGGTGACAAGACAACATTTATTGTTGGTCCACTGGTAGCGTCTGTTGGTGTCCCGGTAGCTAAGATGTCTGGGAGAGGTTTAGGGCACACTGGCGGTACACTAGACAAGCTTGAGTCCATTAAAGGCTTCCATATTGAAATGACAAAAGAAGAGTTTGTTAATAATGTCAATACACACAAACTATCTGTAGCAGGACAAACGGGCAATCTTGCTCCTGCTGATAAAAAATTGTATGCATTACGGGATGTGACAGCGACTGTTGATTCGATTCCTCTAATTGCTGGCTCAATCATGAGTAAAAAGCTAGCCTCGGGAGCCGATGGAATCGTTCTTGATGTGAAGACTGGCTCCGGTGCATTTATGAAGAAACTAGAAGATTCTGAAGCACTCGCTAGAGAAATGGTTAATATCGGAAACAATCTCGGTAGAAATACAGTAGCAGTGATTAGCGACATGAGTCAACCGCTTGGTTTTGAAGTAGGGAATGCCAATGAAGTACGTGAAGCATGCCAGGTTCTTCAAGGAGAGAATATTGAGGATCTGCGTCTTCTATCTCTCGAACTCGCTTCTCATATGACAGTTATTGCTGGGGCATTTGATGATTTTGACACGGCGTATAACACGCTTGAAGAAAATTTAAAAAATGGGAAGGCGTTTGAATCATTTAGAACGCTCGTTCAAGCTCAAGGTGGAGATGTTAGTGTCATTGATGACCTTTCTAAATTGCCACAAGCAAAACATGATATTGAAGTAACTGCACACCAAGACGGATACGTTACGGAAATTGATGCTGAATCAGTTGGCGTGGCAGCTATGTATCTTGGGGCAGGAAGAGCAACCAAGGACGATCAAATTAATCACGGTGTAGGAATTACACTTAAGAAAAAAGTCGGTGATAAAGTAGAGAAAGGTGAAGCGCTTGTTGTTCTTCACAGCGATGAAGAAGACGTTCAAAACTCAATTAATAAGATTAATGAAGCGTACACGGTTTCTAAACAACCTACTGAAAAACCTCAACTTATCTATAAAGTGATTAACTAA
- a CDS encoding purine-nucleoside phosphorylase, giving the protein MTIKQEIQDASSYIQSQVGEFRPEIGLILGSGLGVLAEEIENPVQIPYSDIPNFPVSTVEGHAGQFVFGTLNGKAVAAMQGRFHFYEGYSMDKVTFPVRVMKELGILKVIVTNAAGGINEEFQPGDLMVIADHINNFGTNPLIGPNSNEFGPRFPDMSTAYSMDLQNLAQDTATELGMKLQSGVYVGNTGPTYETPAEVRMLRTLGGDAVGMSTVPEVIIARHAGMDVLGISCISNMAAGILDQPLHHDEVIETTEKVKSNFLLLVKTIVSKMG; this is encoded by the coding sequence ATGACAATTAAACAAGAAATACAAGATGCATCATCCTATATACAAAGTCAAGTTGGAGAGTTTCGTCCAGAGATCGGGCTCATCTTAGGTTCTGGTCTTGGTGTACTGGCTGAAGAAATTGAAAACCCAGTCCAAATCCCTTATAGTGACATTCCGAATTTTCCTGTCTCAACAGTAGAAGGGCACGCCGGACAATTTGTATTCGGAACGTTAAATGGAAAAGCAGTAGCAGCCATGCAGGGGCGTTTTCACTTTTATGAAGGTTATTCAATGGATAAAGTAACATTCCCCGTTCGAGTGATGAAAGAACTTGGGATTCTAAAAGTAATCGTAACGAATGCTGCAGGTGGTATAAATGAAGAGTTCCAACCTGGAGATTTAATGGTTATTGCTGATCACATTAATAACTTTGGAACAAATCCATTAATTGGACCAAATAGCAATGAGTTTGGTCCACGTTTCCCGGATATGTCTACTGCTTATTCAATGGATCTTCAAAATTTAGCACAAGATACAGCAACAGAACTTGGAATGAAACTACAATCTGGAGTATATGTCGGAAATACTGGACCAACTTATGAAACGCCAGCAGAGGTTCGCATGCTGCGTACATTGGGTGGCGATGCAGTCGGGATGTCGACTGTACCAGAAGTTATTATTGCAAGACATGCAGGCATGGATGTACTTGGAATCTCTTGTATTTCAAATATGGCAGCTGGAATCCTCGATCAACCACTTCATCATGACGAAGTGATTGAAACAACGGAGAAGGTAAAGTCGAACTTTCTGCTTTTAGTTAAAACAATTGTAAGTAAAATGGGTTAG
- the deoB gene encoding phosphopentomutase — protein sequence MTKRFKRVFLVVMDSVGIGEAPDAEQFDDLGADTLGHIADHMNGLKMPNMEKLGLGNIRELNGISSVEKPMAHYTKMMEASNGKDTMTGHWEIMGLHIEQPFRTFPEGFPDKLISELENRTGRKIIGNKPASGTEILVELGEEHVKTGALIVYTSADSVLQIAAHEDVVPLDELYHICEIAREMTKAEEYMVGRVIARPFLGEPGDFKRTSNRHDYALKPFGHTVMNELKDNGKDVIAIGKISDIYDEEGVTKSLRTKSNMDGMDKLLETQQMQFEGISFLNLVDFDALYGHRRDPQGYGEALEEYDERLTEVLDRMEEEDLLLITADHGNDPIHHGTDHTREYVPLLAYHKGIKEAVDLGIRDTFADIGATIADNFDVTLPKHGTSFLKKL from the coding sequence ATGACTAAACGTTTTAAAAGAGTATTTTTAGTTGTAATGGATTCAGTAGGAATCGGTGAAGCACCGGATGCTGAACAATTTGATGATCTAGGGGCAGATACATTGGGGCATATTGCCGACCATATGAATGGCCTCAAGATGCCGAATATGGAAAAGTTAGGTCTTGGTAATATTCGTGAACTTAATGGCATCTCGAGCGTTGAGAAGCCAATGGCACATTATACTAAAATGATGGAAGCCTCGAACGGTAAAGATACGATGACTGGACACTGGGAGATCATGGGCCTTCATATTGAACAACCGTTCCGTACGTTTCCTGAAGGTTTTCCTGATAAGCTTATTTCAGAACTTGAAAATAGAACTGGAAGAAAAATTATTGGAAATAAACCTGCGTCAGGCACGGAAATTTTAGTAGAACTCGGTGAGGAACATGTCAAAACAGGCGCACTTATCGTATATACTTCGGCAGATTCTGTATTGCAAATCGCTGCACACGAGGATGTTGTGCCACTTGATGAACTTTATCATATTTGTGAGATTGCAAGAGAAATGACGAAGGCAGAAGAATATATGGTTGGGAGAGTAATCGCAAGGCCATTTCTAGGAGAGCCAGGCGACTTTAAACGCACTTCCAATCGCCATGATTATGCGCTTAAGCCGTTTGGACATACGGTTATGAATGAATTAAAAGACAATGGGAAAGACGTTATTGCAATCGGAAAGATTTCAGATATTTATGATGAAGAAGGTGTAACAAAGTCTTTGCGTACGAAATCAAATATGGACGGCATGGATAAGTTGCTTGAAACTCAACAAATGCAATTTGAAGGAATCAGCTTCCTAAACCTCGTCGACTTTGATGCATTATATGGGCATAGAAGAGATCCGCAAGGTTATGGTGAAGCGCTAGAAGAGTATGACGAGAGATTAACGGAAGTTCTCGATCGAATGGAAGAAGAAGATTTGTTATTGATCACAGCTGATCATGGGAATGATCCAATTCATCATGGAACAGATCATACACGTGAATATGTTCCATTACTTGCCTACCATAAAGGTATAAAAGAAGCAGTAGATCTCGGTATTCGTGACACATTTGCTGATATTGGTGCAACAATTGCGGATAATTTTGATGTAACGTTACCAAAACACGGGACAAGCTTTCTTAAAAAGCTTTAA
- the xerD gene encoding site-specific tyrosine recombinase XerD: protein MKDQVQDFLHYLIVERSLSKNTLDAYRRDLAQYLKHLNEYENISSLNDVRRMHIVNYLYALRDSGKASTTIARNIASIRAFHQFLLREKAAEQDPSVHIETPKTERKLPKILSTAEVEQLLEAPDYSTPFGKRDRAMLEVLYATGLRVSELIELKMEDIHLTMGFIRTIGKGNKERIVPLGKMARDALTTYLDEGRGQLMKKNRTDMLFLNHRGESLSRQGFWKILKKLAVKANILKPLTPHTLRHSFATHLLENGADLRAVQELLGHADISTTQIYTHVTKARLKDIYSTYHPRA from the coding sequence ATGAAAGATCAGGTACAGGATTTTTTGCATTATTTAATCGTTGAGCGAAGCCTGTCCAAAAATACGCTCGATGCATACAGGCGAGATCTCGCTCAATATTTAAAACATTTAAATGAATATGAGAATATATCTTCATTGAATGATGTTCGTCGCATGCATATTGTAAACTATCTCTATGCTCTTAGAGACAGTGGGAAAGCCTCCACTACAATTGCTCGTAACATTGCATCCATACGAGCATTTCATCAGTTTTTACTTCGGGAGAAGGCTGCTGAACAGGATCCTTCTGTACATATCGAAACTCCCAAAACAGAGCGGAAGTTACCTAAAATCCTATCAACTGCAGAAGTTGAGCAATTATTGGAAGCTCCAGATTATTCTACCCCCTTTGGTAAACGTGATCGCGCGATGCTAGAGGTGTTATATGCGACGGGCTTACGCGTTAGTGAATTAATTGAATTGAAAATGGAAGATATCCATTTAACGATGGGATTTATTCGAACAATAGGTAAGGGAAATAAAGAAAGAATCGTTCCGTTAGGTAAAATGGCAAGAGATGCTCTCACGACCTATCTTGATGAAGGTAGGGGGCAATTAATGAAAAAGAATCGAACGGATATGCTGTTTTTGAACCATCGTGGTGAAAGCTTATCAAGACAAGGGTTCTGGAAAATTCTAAAGAAGCTTGCAGTAAAAGCAAACATTCTTAAGCCTCTTACGCCACATACGTTAAGGCATTCATTTGCCACCCATTTATTAGAAAATGGCGCTGATTTGAGAGCGGTACAGGAGCTTCTTGGACATGCAGATATTTCTACAACACAGATTTATACACATGTGACTAAAGCGAGGCTAAAGGATATTTATTCCACTTATCATCCTAGAGCCTAA